The proteins below are encoded in one region of Triticum aestivum cultivar Chinese Spring chromosome 1B, IWGSC CS RefSeq v2.1, whole genome shotgun sequence:
- the LOC123101975 gene encoding uncharacterized protein, giving the protein MAISLLPYTASALLAIVIAVAIAVAPTVVRSDQEPGPSIEAINATCATATYKFECTHLLLNNLDVRTPQVKDVIAMSVQVVAKKAAEAAAFAKAIKKPSKCVTDCLDDLAVLSKHIKTLPATLETANDAGFFEQFDTKRKCYGDCCSDNSSIEECNAQSQIGGVFGALRVTDDLLTRRAYFRKQQLDNKTTSPNSN; this is encoded by the coding sequence ATGGCCATTTCTCTGCTGCCTTACACCGCCTCGGCTCTGCTTGCCATCgtcatcgccgtcgccatcgctgTCGCCCCTACAGTTGTTCGATCGGACCAAGAGCCTGGGCCCAGCATTGAAGCCATCAACGCCACATGCGCGACTGCTACGTACAAATTTGAGTGCACCCATCTGCTACTAAACAACCTGGATGTCAGGACGCCTCAAGTGAAGGACGTGATCGCAATGTCAGTCCAAGTCGTCGCCAagaaggcggcggaggcggccgcaTTCGCCAAGGCCATCAAGAAACCCTCCAAGTGCGTCACCGACTGCCTCGACGACCTCGCCGTACTATCCAAGCACATCAAGACGCTCCCGGCGACGCTCGAAACCGCGAACGACGCGGGCTTCTTTGAGCAATTTGACACAAAGAGAAAATGTTACGGAGATTGTTGCTCGGACAACTCCTCGATCGAGGAATGCAACGCACAGAGCCAAATCGGTGGGGTGTTTGGCGCTCTTCGTGTAACTGATGACCTGTTGACGAGGAGGGCGTATTTTAGGAAGCAGCAGCTTGACAACAAAACAACATCACCTAACTCTAACTGA
- the LOC123101966 gene encoding uncharacterized protein, protein MAISLLPYTASALLAIVIAVAIAVAPAVVRSDQEPGPSIEAINATCATATYKFECTHLLLNNLDVRTPQVKDVIAMSVQVVAKKAAEAAAFAKAIKKPSKCVTDCLDDLAILSKHIKTLPATLETANDAGFFEQFDTKKKCHGDCCSDNFSGEECNAKSQIGGVFGALRVTDDLLMRRAYFRKQQLDNKTTSPNSN, encoded by the coding sequence ATGGCCATTTCTCTGCTGCCTTACACCGCCTCGGCTCTGCTTGCCATCgtcatcgccgtcgccatcgctgTCGCCCCTGCAGTTGTTCGATCGGACCAAGAGCCTGGGCCCAGCATTGAAGCCATCAACGCCACATGCGCGACTGCTACGTACAAATTTGAGTGCACCCATCTGCTACTAAACAACCTGGATGTCAGGACACCTCAAGTGAAGGACGTGATCGCAATGTCAGTCCAAGTCGTCGCCAagaaggcggcggaggcggccgcaTTCGCCAAGGCCATCAAGAAACCCTCCAAGTGCGTCACCGACTGCCTCGACGACCTCGCCATACTATCCAAGCACATCAAGACGCTCCCGGCGACGCTCGAAACCGCCAACGACGCGGGCTTCTTTGAGCAATTTGACACAAAGAAAAAATGTCACGGAGATTGTTGCTCGGACAACTTCTCGGGCGAGGAATGCAACGCAAAGAGCCAAATCGGTGGGGTGTTTGGCGCTCTCCGTGTCACTGATGACCTGTTGATGAGGAGGGCGTATTTTAGGAAGCAGCAGCTTGACAACAAAACAACATCACCTAACTCTAACTGA